Genomic DNA from Streptomyces venezuelae:
CGGCATCGCCCCGAAACTGAACGCCCTCCAGCGCGTCGGCGACCGCGTGAGCGTGGAGATCGCCGGCCGTTCGGCGGGCGGTCACCAGCTCTACCTCGTGACCGTCACCGCACCCGAGTCCGCGCGCGAGACGGCCCGGCAGACACGGATGCGGGAGCGGATCGAGAACGACCCCGCGCGAGCCGCGAAGGACCGGGCGATCAAGTCCTCGTACAAGACACCCGTCTTCGTCAACAACAACATCCACGGCAACGAGTGGGAGGGCACGGACGCGGCCCTGAGACTCATCGAGAGGCTCGCGAAGGCCGAGGACAAGGACAGTCGGGAGCTGCTCGCGCGCAACCGGCTCTACTTCAACATCACCACCAACCCCGACGGCCGTATCGCGGGCACCCGCGCCAACGCCAACGGCTTCGACCTGAACCGCGACTTCATCACCGCCTCGCAGCCCGAGGCCCGCGCGGTCCGGCGGATCGCCGTCGACAAGCAGCCAGCGGTCATGATCGACCTGCACGGGTACGTCAACGGCACGCTGATCGAGCCGACCACTCCCCCGCACGGCGAGAACTACGAGTACGACCTCTTCCTCAAGAATTCCTACGCCAACGCCCTCGGCATGGAGGCCGCCGTCAACGGTCTCGGCTACACCGAGGAGAAGGACGGCGTGAAACCCGCCGTCATCCCCTTCCGCGACCAGCAGGAGGGGTGGGACGACTGGCCGCCGATCTTCACGCCGCAGTACATGCCGTTCCACGGCGCGGTCGCGACGCACACCATCGAGTTCCCACTGCAGGTGAACAACAGCGCGTACGAGTCGCAGCCGGTCGCCGAGCTGCGCCGCAGGGCCGCCGTCAACGTGGACATCGCGGGCGCCGCGATGCGCGCCACCCTCGACTGGACCGACCACCACCGCACCTCGGTGATCGCCGACCAGATCGAGGTGTTCCGGCGGGGCGCGGCGGGTGCCGAGCAGGTGCCGGTGTCGGAGGAGACCGTGCCGGGGGTGCCGGGGATCGGCCCCGAGGACGTCTACACGACCGAGTTCCCGCGCGCGTACGTGATCCCGGCGCACGGGCGCGGGCAGCGGTCCGCGCCGGCGGCAGCGCGGCTCGTCGACCATCTGATCGCCAACGACGTGCGGGTGGAGCGCGCGAGCCACGGCTTCCGGCTCGGCGGGCGGACGTATCCGAAGGGCTCGTACGTCGTCGACATGCACCAGCCGAAGCGCGGCCTCGCCAATGTGATGCTGGCCGACGGGCGGGACATCAGCGACAAGGTGTCGACCATGTACGACATCTCGGGGTGGAGCCTCGGACGGCTGTGGGGCGCGAGCGTGGACTCCGTGGAGCGCGGCGACCTGCGGGGCGTGCACGGTCGTACGGTGCGTGCCGCGTCCCGCGTCGGGTACGTGGCGCCGCACGGCGACCTGCGGCTGCGTCTCGACGACCCCCGCGAGATCGCCGCTCTCAACTCCCTCCTGGAGAAGGGGGTTTCCGTACGCCGGGACCGTGACGGGAGCGTCGTCGTGCCGTCGTCCGCGCGCCGTGCCGCGACCGCCGCCGCGAAGAAGTACGACGTCGCGTTCGACGCCACGAAGGCGAAGGGCGGCCCGGCCCTGCACCGGACCCGCGTCGCCGCGGCTGTCACGCCGGGCGAGCTGTTCGCGCTGCGGGAGATGAACTTCGACGTGGTGCCCGTGTCGACCACCGTGCTCAACTCCGGCTTCGACTGGCAGAAGGCGGATGTCCTCTTCGTGTCGGCCGGGCTCGACCGGGGCAAGCTGAACGCGGCGGCCAGGGCCGCGCTCGACCGGTTCCTCGCCGGGGGCGGCGGCCTGGTCGGGCGCGGCGGGACCGGTGCCGCGCTCAACGCCGACGCCGGGCTGCTGCCCGTGAAGGCCGTCACCGGCAACGGCGACGCGAACGGCGTGGTCCGCGTGGTGAACGCGGGCGGCACGGTCACGGGCGGGGCGCCGGACCACAGCTTCGTCTACTCCCCTTCGTGGTTCACCGACCTCGGGCGCGGGGTGCGCGTCGAGCAGAGGTACGGCACCGGCGACCCGCTGGTCTCCGGGCAC
This window encodes:
- a CDS encoding M14 family zinc carboxypeptidase, giving the protein MGTSGRISPSISRPFRPVPLTVTAAVGALVLTALAPGSATADPTPRPVTREGSPLGADRAATTPEAAAERALRDASSAAQGLGTDNGRGYPRERKLDVPPANPADKSIKLGLTPYHGIAPKLNALQRVGDRVSVEIAGRSAGGHQLYLVTVTAPESARETARQTRMRERIENDPARAAKDRAIKSSYKTPVFVNNNIHGNEWEGTDAALRLIERLAKAEDKDSRELLARNRLYFNITTNPDGRIAGTRANANGFDLNRDFITASQPEARAVRRIAVDKQPAVMIDLHGYVNGTLIEPTTPPHGENYEYDLFLKNSYANALGMEAAVNGLGYTEEKDGVKPAVIPFRDQQEGWDDWPPIFTPQYMPFHGAVATHTIEFPLQVNNSAYESQPVAELRRRAAVNVDIAGAAMRATLDWTDHHRTSVIADQIEVFRRGAAGAEQVPVSEETVPGVPGIGPEDVYTTEFPRAYVIPAHGRGQRSAPAAARLVDHLIANDVRVERASHGFRLGGRTYPKGSYVVDMHQPKRGLANVMLADGRDISDKVSTMYDISGWSLGRLWGASVDSVERGDLRGVHGRTVRAASRVGYVAPHGDLRLRLDDPREIAALNSLLEKGVSVRRDRDGSVVVPSSARRAATAAAKKYDVAFDATKAKGGPALHRTRVAAAVTPGELFALREMNFDVVPVSTTVLNSGFDWQKADVLFVSAGLDRGKLNAAARAALDRFLAGGGGLVGRGGTGAALNADAGLLPVKAVTGNGDANGVVRVVNAGGTVTGGAPDHSFVYSPSWFTDLGRGVRVEQRYGTGDPLVSGHWRATEDGSGGPADAAGRASAVSGSAGGADVVLFGTEPLFRDHPKGAFPQVGRALLSVGR